CATCTCTCCATCTCGGATCGTCGCGAAGTCGTTAGGATCTCGAGGGTGTCTTTGGCATTGATGAATCCGTCTGCCTGGTCCATGAACTCCCTTAGTGTGGTGGGAGTTCTTTGTGCTATTCTTGCCATAAACGGGTTCCGAGGCCACATTCCACCTAGTAGGACCGCTAAGGTGATCTTTTCGTCTTGGTCATCTATGGTCATGCATTCTTTATTGAACAGGGAGAGGTATGACTTCAAGCTCTTGCCGTCTCGTTGCTTCACTGTCAAGAGGTAAGTTGCCGGTCGTCTCCTCTTTCGGCTTGACATGAACTGTGTCATGAAGAGGCGGGCTAGTTCGTCAAAGCTCCCTATAGTCCAGGGCAGCAAGGACCCAAACCAAGTCCGGGCGACTCCCTTCAGAGTTAAAGGGAAGGCTCGACAGACAATCTCTCCCGAGAAGCTGTGCAAGGTCATGTGAGCTTTAAAAGTTTCCAATTGCTCCAAAGGGTCTTTGGACCGGTCATATACCTCCATCTAAGGGATTTTGAACTTGAGCAAGAGAGGCACCGCCATAACTCCTCCACTGTACGGCAGATTGATACTGACAAGCAATTGATCCATAATGGACGGCGTGTCCATCTGCTTGGCCATCTCCGCATATTTGTCACCGAGCTCTCAGAGTTTGAGGTGCACCTTGTGCCTCTCTTCATCTGCTGCAGTGTTTGTCAAGAGATGTGTGACTCAACATGCTCATTGCTGCTAGGTTCACCTTCTCCAATCAGCTCTTTGTTGATTTGCCTGAGTTATGCATTCTCCTGGTTGAGAGTTCCCGTTTCTTCTATCATCTTCTTTATTGTCTCCTTGATCTTTACAAGTCTTGCCTCCATTGCTCCGTTTCGATTCTCCTCTCTCCGTGTGGTTTAGGATTATGTTGCTGCCGACATGCAAAGTACACGTTTCTATAAGAAAGATCTCACAGACAACATCATTGTTGATGTCATGTTTCGCCGTCCAAGCAGTATCACGGCCCTAACTCTCAAGGCCTACAATAAAGGAGATGAGTGGGCTCTAGTGAGGTCCGGGGTTACCTCAATGCCCAAGTTAGTAGAGAGTCTATGAATGATGAAGATTGCTAAGAGAGTCAAGAAGAATAAGAGTTCAGAGAGCTTCCTCCTAGTTGGGATTGGGGTATTTATACTTGGCTTGGACCCTGTTGCCTAGGGAGATCTTGAGGTGTCAGGTCATACTCGAGTCTGACTTGCCACTAGCCTCCTGCCATGGCAGTGTGTTAGGTTGAGGTAGTGCTGTCCTACGATGCCTCAGGCAGCACGTTGTAGTGTGTCCAGACTCCCTGATATATATTAAATGCGGCATGTCTTTGGCTAGGCACGCCCACTATCGGACATGCCCAGCTGCCTAAGCCCTGGCAGTCATCTGTTTCGCACCCACTTGTAGGAGTCGATTGGCCATTGAGATCCCAGGTGACCACTGCCCATGGTGGGCTCTTCAACCGGGTCAGGCCCGACGCTCAGCCTCTAAGATGGGCAGGCACGTTGTGAGCATTCTCAATGGATGTTCTATaatgcatttttctttaaaatataaagaaatactCCTAAAGGTGCCTTCCattggattttctattttaaagaGACTTTAAATTTTGCTACAGGAAAACCGCTACATCTAGAGGAACTTATTCATGCTTGTAAAcgttttttattcatttctcacATATGGAGGAACCTAGCATGGAGGCTACATCATCAGATTGCCATGTCTAGGCAAGTGTTGGAATGGTGATGTTTTTAATAATGTGGATATCAATTTTTTGGTTAGtggtaatattttaataaaattgagtcTCATATAtcacttatttaataaaatgataattatcgaaaataaatattctcataatataatctcttttattttttaaattaatttaaattttggtttagcttataaatatggattaatttaaaatagtagATAATTATATGACATTGTATATGAGGATATattgcaaatataaaaaaatataagaatatcattgatagttaaaaaaaatatgtaaaatgaataaaaagattaaaaaatataatatttaaagatatgaagaaaaaataactaAACTGACGTAATGTatatcataaaaattaatatgtaaaataaaaaaaaaattaatattatattttaaataatagtataaagaATGAAATGTTCTTTTAACTTGCACGTTACAACTCGctttaaaataagatgaaattccACCCATAGAGATGTACAAGAAGTACTACAGATACCCATCTATTTGAGAGTTTTAGCTATTAGATTCTTCAGCTCCAACGTAACTGACTAAAATAAGATGATCACCATCTCTTATAACATCTATATCATCAATTTCAGCTCCATCTTTGCTAAGGACTTTACTTGGCGAGACCCCGAATTTCTTAGCACCTATCTCAAGTAGCTCCTGAAAACTCCCTGGAAGTAGCATAAGCTTTCCAGCTACTTCTCCCTTTTCTGGACAACTAATTGTCACTCTAGCAGGGTTATCTCCAGATTCTCCACGGTCCTTACCATTTCTCACCATGTTAACAGAGAATGGAAGGTCCTTCTCCCCATTGTGGGCAGAGGACATTATACCGAATGGTGAGTTGTGGAACTTATTAGTCCTGCGCCTTGGACGGGATTGGCTCCACGATCCATCGGTTGTACCAGTGAATGAGCCCTCCTGGGATGGACGGATTGCTGGCTCACTCGTAAATTGCCCAACGAAACGAATGCCATTTTTCCGCTCAGGAATCACAACAATGGATTCAGTTCTGGGTTCTTTAGCAGATTGGAAAAGGATTTTAATGTCTTCATGTCCTTGTTGGTCAGCTAGATCCCTTGGGGTCCAACCATCAGGGTCTGGCTTGTCAATATCAGCGCCTTGATGTAGAAGGAATTGGACTATTTCAATGTTGCCTTCACAAACTGCAACATGAAGAGCTGTGGTTCCACTGTTCTTAGGAAGTGTGACATCTCCTCCATAACGAATTATTTCCTCGAGCAATGCCAAGTTGTTTCGCTCAGCAGCAGTGCATGCAAATTGACCAAGGTCT
This is a stretch of genomic DNA from Carya illinoinensis cultivar Pawnee chromosome 3, C.illinoinensisPawnee_v1, whole genome shotgun sequence. It encodes these proteins:
- the LOC122304911 gene encoding uncharacterized protein LOC122304911, whose protein sequence is MEVYDRSKDPLEQLETFKAHMTLHSFSGEIVCRAFPLTLKGVARTWFGSLLPWTIGSFDELARLFMTQFMSSRKRRRPATYLLTVKQRDGKSLKSYLSLFNKECMTIDDQDEKITLAVLLGGMWPRNPFMARIAQRTPTTLREFMDQADGFINAKDTLEILTTSRRSEMERWSKWIKKRLDKKEVTAVKGEKGTARPKEKGRSPSSAAHWTPGSLEFGSRRESRTEPIKGARPRQGGPPVLRGPYD